One stretch of Natronoarchaeum philippinense DNA includes these proteins:
- the prf1 gene encoding peptide chain release factor aRF-1, translated as MSQQDAEQTDRKKYEFRKVIEDLKEYEGSGTQLVTIYVPPDKQISDVVAHVTQEHSEASNIKSKQTRTAVQDALSSIKARLKYFDTYPPDNGVVLFSGAVDSGGGRTDMVTEVLENPPQSIESFRYHCDSEFLTEPLEHMLADKGLYGLIVLDRREANVGWLRGKRVEPVKSASSLVPGKQRKGGQSAQRFARLRLEAIDNFYQEVAEMANDLFVAKRHELDGVLVGGPSPTKDEFLDGDYLHHEIQDKVLGKFDVSYTDESGLYDLVDAGEEALADAELMEDKSLMEDFFKELHAGEEATYGFEQTRRNLIMGSVETLLISEDLRKDVVTYECSNGHEEREVIDRRKNTPTHTCSECGEEVEADEEEEAREDAIDHLIEIAEQRGTDTKFISTDFEKGEQLYDAFGGVAGILRYSTGV; from the coding sequence ATGAGTCAGCAGGATGCCGAACAGACCGACCGGAAAAAATACGAGTTCCGGAAGGTCATCGAGGATCTAAAGGAGTACGAGGGGTCGGGCACGCAGCTCGTCACCATCTACGTCCCGCCGGACAAGCAGATTAGCGATGTCGTCGCCCACGTCACCCAAGAGCACAGCGAAGCGTCGAACATCAAGTCCAAGCAGACACGCACTGCCGTCCAAGACGCCCTGTCGTCGATCAAGGCGCGCCTGAAGTACTTCGACACCTACCCGCCGGACAACGGCGTCGTGCTGTTTTCCGGCGCCGTCGATTCGGGCGGCGGTCGGACGGACATGGTGACGGAAGTGCTGGAGAACCCGCCCCAGTCCATCGAGTCGTTCCGCTATCACTGCGACTCGGAGTTCCTGACCGAGCCGTTAGAGCACATGCTGGCCGACAAGGGGCTGTACGGCCTGATCGTGCTCGACCGGCGCGAGGCAAACGTCGGCTGGCTCCGGGGCAAGCGCGTCGAGCCTGTCAAGTCAGCCTCCTCGCTGGTGCCCGGCAAGCAGCGCAAAGGTGGTCAGTCAGCCCAGCGATTCGCCCGACTGCGCCTCGAAGCCATCGACAACTTCTATCAGGAAGTCGCTGAGATGGCCAACGACCTGTTCGTCGCCAAGCGCCACGAACTCGACGGCGTGCTGGTGGGCGGTCCCTCGCCGACCAAAGACGAGTTCCTCGACGGCGATTATCTCCACCACGAGATCCAAGACAAGGTGCTGGGCAAGTTCGACGTGTCCTACACCGACGAGTCGGGCCTGTACGATCTGGTCGACGCCGGCGAGGAGGCGCTGGCCGACGCCGAACTCATGGAGGACAAGTCGCTGATGGAGGACTTCTTCAAGGAGCTCCACGCCGGCGAGGAAGCCACCTACGGGTTCGAGCAGACCCGGCGGAACCTCATCATGGGCTCGGTCGAGACGCTGCTGATCAGCGAGGATCTCCGCAAGGACGTCGTCACCTACGAGTGTTCCAATGGCCACGAAGAGCGCGAAGTGATCGACCGACGCAAGAACACGCCGACCCACACCTGCAGCGAGTGCGGCGAGGAGGTCGAGGCCGACGAGGAAGAGGAGGCCCGCGAGGACGCCATCGATCACCTCATCGAGATCGCCGAACAACGCGGCACCGATACCAAGTTCATCTCGACTGACTTCGAGAAGGGCGAGCAGCTCTACGACGCCTTCGGCGGCGTCGCCGGCATCCTGCGGTACTCGACGGGCGTCTAA